The Candidatus Manganitrophus noduliformans genome includes a window with the following:
- a CDS encoding multicopper oxidase domain-containing protein: MKKSEGSFWGGFFAFLALFLFQSGVLNAEGTHQHDHDMQEMRMPERGQGSPVPAGAVRQDAGAQMLNKLTEKLDHEITRAGGNLGGFTNASQAHTMSQGIPLQIANEEAVTPGGRCPSNVPVKTFDISAINAEITISRFMDFYPGYLYVLTEDLEKVRAEEAKNKAARESKDPFPDAAVSVGLQGDLIQPLVIRANAGDCVRITLRNQTENDEPVSLHIHGSSMIVKATGEAATMANKDSMVAPGNTQDFEWYIPGDQPDSSHHFHSHATRDQWSLGMFGALVVEPRGSRYLNPWTGKEMKSGWMAMIEDPNGPDFREFAIFYHEIGDEVFRILDRNGQMLAQRDSFTDTYRPGGRGLNLRSEPHGTRLAMQDKAHHVHDESMGYGSYTFGDPATTVPRSYLGDPTKYRMMGGSEVIHSHHLHGGSDRWPRSPGAVTAGEFNFAATAGGTGPVKFPPVRTSSERLDVQAIGAAESYDQVIECGSGGCAYGAGDYTFHCHIPQHYVTGMWGFWRVYNTLQVAGSQDDIMPPLAELPDRKGKMKPAVDSSKLIGKTVDWFGGQKFKITADKSNWKANPPEVSIKEWVDMMLPAQGKPGGTDDEHKQVVSMDATVLDWVWDGNVALSEPETKQVWVNYKSPTPGKRFALRFDPLTGKLSIPYLRPHMGKRVPFSPEHNPAPFFEPIRRMAGETEPATPGEQGPWSLCPGRAPRKYYTINGITLPITLKPATKKTPAIVDPDGLLFVLEEEEAEVRKNDDKKVPLAIRANVYDCVDVIYKSKMKDDDRTVHSNKTNIHPHFFQFDITASDGVIIGFNYEQSVRPFTILKPEDKSKPNYGLPVPQNTTLTKAAKAGDTSIEIASAVRKIDVHDIKFDTPMFHPGITIGLSLDGVGEFEAVKIKEIKGTTVILTEPLKGNHKKGSIASPEFVRYRWYPDVDLGLVFWHDHVFGLDGWGHGLFGSTIVEPAGSTYHDPVTGKEIRSGIVADIRTTDPVSHQVSGSFREVVMQIMDSNPRTAELITADNPMAGRPSVDGTPSAKYPERLNKSAMTFLNGGEATTGGGFGLRVEPLSVRLANNPDPSQLFSSKVHGDPATPMMKAYLGDPIVFRVIQGAANEAHTWHVSGHYFPMERFNPGSLPRTTFHIAIAERLDMVIPAAGGPQRMAGDYLYYSGRASHFSGGSWGLIRVLDKPDKSLQPLPSREEIPAPAKELCPADAPVKNFNVSAIDYAMRFNPGMPEVMEVDLGRRVNTANEQGKAYVLDDEVTKVKSGNLKPMPLTVRVNVGDCIKIKLTNRMAKERAGLHIDGLAFDPKDSTGANVGNNPGDQTVAPGKSRTYTYYAHPEYGENAAMIQDWGNVIDNPRNGLYGAVIIGPRGSKYRDPITGEDITLKNSWQADVVVDRSIPGNENKKNYREFSLMFQDEDQLMGTSFMPYAQKVAGLTGVNYRAEPKDWYLDNGTCDVGMIFQCVAESKSGPITPVLQAHAGDPVLIHVFGGFSEQVGVFALDGHEWPADVFKGAHLHSSFEFGGSSYLRVDLRGGAGGPHQLAGDYVYMNHRAAYIDAGQWGFLKVLPKGDKKILALSPTDPGFRFAGQEGSARPISVEGKAE, translated from the coding sequence ATGAAGAAGTCAGAAGGAAGCTTCTGGGGGGGATTTTTTGCATTTTTGGCGTTGTTTTTGTTCCAGAGCGGAGTATTAAACGCGGAAGGAACACATCAACACGATCATGACATGCAGGAAATGAGAATGCCGGAGCGGGGTCAAGGCAGCCCGGTTCCCGCCGGGGCCGTCCGCCAGGACGCCGGCGCGCAGATGTTGAACAAACTGACCGAGAAGCTCGATCACGAAATCACCCGGGCCGGCGGAAATCTCGGCGGATTCACGAACGCCTCGCAGGCCCACACGATGTCGCAGGGGATTCCCCTCCAGATCGCGAATGAAGAAGCGGTCACCCCGGGGGGGCGCTGCCCGAGCAATGTCCCGGTGAAAACCTTCGACATCTCCGCGATCAACGCGGAGATCACGATCAGCCGCTTTATGGATTTTTATCCCGGCTACCTCTATGTTTTGACCGAGGACCTGGAAAAGGTCCGCGCGGAAGAGGCCAAAAACAAAGCGGCCCGCGAGAGCAAAGATCCGTTTCCCGATGCGGCCGTTTCCGTCGGGCTTCAGGGCGATCTGATTCAGCCGCTGGTCATCCGCGCCAACGCCGGCGACTGTGTCCGGATCACGCTGCGCAACCAGACTGAGAACGATGAGCCGGTCAGCCTCCACATCCACGGCTCCAGCATGATTGTGAAGGCGACCGGTGAGGCGGCCACCATGGCGAACAAGGATTCGATGGTCGCGCCGGGCAATACGCAAGATTTTGAATGGTATATCCCCGGCGATCAGCCCGACTCGTCGCATCACTTCCATAGCCACGCGACCCGCGATCAATGGTCGCTCGGGATGTTCGGCGCCCTGGTGGTCGAGCCGCGGGGTTCGCGTTATCTGAATCCCTGGACCGGCAAAGAGATGAAAAGCGGCTGGATGGCGATGATCGAAGACCCGAACGGTCCCGACTTCCGCGAGTTCGCCATCTTCTATCATGAGATCGGGGACGAGGTTTTCCGGATCCTGGACCGCAACGGACAGATGCTGGCTCAGCGCGACTCCTTCACCGACACCTATCGGCCCGGCGGGCGGGGACTGAATCTCCGGAGCGAGCCGCACGGAACGCGGCTGGCGATGCAGGACAAGGCGCACCACGTCCACGATGAGTCGATGGGGTACGGCTCCTACACCTTCGGCGACCCCGCCACCACGGTGCCTCGTTCTTATCTGGGCGATCCGACCAAATATCGGATGATGGGAGGATCGGAAGTCATTCATTCCCATCATCTCCACGGCGGCAGCGACCGATGGCCCCGCTCGCCCGGCGCCGTCACTGCAGGGGAGTTTAATTTCGCGGCGACCGCCGGCGGGACCGGCCCGGTCAAATTCCCGCCGGTCCGGACCAGTTCCGAGCGGCTCGACGTGCAAGCGATCGGCGCCGCCGAATCGTACGATCAGGTGATCGAATGCGGCTCCGGCGGCTGCGCCTACGGCGCGGGCGATTACACCTTCCACTGTCATATTCCGCAGCACTATGTCACCGGAATGTGGGGCTTCTGGCGCGTCTACAACACCCTTCAGGTGGCCGGCTCTCAAGACGACATCATGCCGCCGCTGGCCGAGCTTCCAGATCGGAAGGGAAAAATGAAACCGGCGGTCGATTCCTCCAAACTCATCGGAAAGACGGTCGATTGGTTCGGCGGGCAGAAATTCAAGATCACCGCCGACAAGAGCAACTGGAAGGCGAATCCGCCCGAAGTGTCGATCAAAGAGTGGGTCGACATGATGCTTCCCGCCCAAGGAAAACCGGGGGGGACCGACGACGAGCACAAGCAGGTCGTCTCCATGGATGCGACGGTGCTCGATTGGGTCTGGGACGGAAATGTCGCCCTGTCGGAACCGGAGACGAAGCAGGTGTGGGTGAACTATAAGAGTCCCACGCCGGGGAAGCGGTTCGCGCTTCGGTTCGATCCGCTCACCGGGAAACTCTCGATTCCCTATTTAAGGCCGCATATGGGGAAACGGGTCCCTTTTTCGCCCGAACACAACCCGGCGCCGTTCTTCGAGCCGATCCGCCGGATGGCGGGTGAAACAGAACCGGCCACTCCCGGAGAGCAGGGGCCGTGGAGCCTCTGTCCCGGAAGAGCGCCTCGGAAATACTACACCATCAACGGGATCACCCTTCCGATCACGCTGAAGCCGGCGACGAAGAAAACGCCGGCGATCGTCGACCCCGACGGTTTGCTCTTCGTGTTGGAAGAGGAAGAAGCGGAGGTCCGCAAAAATGACGACAAAAAAGTGCCGCTGGCGATTCGCGCCAATGTGTACGATTGTGTCGACGTCATCTACAAGAGCAAAATGAAGGATGACGACCGGACCGTTCATTCCAATAAGACGAACATCCATCCTCATTTCTTCCAGTTCGACATCACCGCGTCGGACGGGGTGATCATCGGCTTCAACTATGAACAGTCGGTTCGGCCTTTCACCATCTTGAAGCCGGAAGACAAGTCGAAGCCGAATTACGGACTGCCGGTTCCTCAGAACACCACGTTGACCAAAGCGGCGAAAGCAGGCGATACCTCGATTGAAATCGCTTCCGCCGTTCGCAAAATCGACGTGCATGACATCAAGTTCGATACCCCGATGTTCCACCCGGGAATCACCATCGGACTTTCTCTCGACGGCGTCGGCGAGTTCGAGGCGGTCAAAATCAAAGAGATCAAAGGAACCACGGTTATCCTGACCGAGCCTCTCAAGGGAAATCATAAAAAGGGCTCGATCGCCAGCCCCGAGTTCGTTCGTTATCGGTGGTATCCCGACGTCGATCTCGGCCTGGTCTTCTGGCACGATCATGTCTTCGGCCTCGACGGCTGGGGCCATGGGCTCTTCGGATCGACGATCGTCGAGCCGGCCGGGTCGACCTATCACGATCCGGTGACCGGAAAAGAGATCCGGAGCGGGATTGTGGCGGACATTCGCACCACCGATCCGGTTTCTCATCAGGTCTCGGGTAGCTTCCGGGAAGTGGTGATGCAGATCATGGATTCCAACCCGAGAACGGCCGAGTTGATCACGGCCGACAATCCGATGGCGGGACGTCCTTCCGTGGATGGAACGCCGTCTGCGAAGTATCCGGAACGGCTGAACAAGTCGGCGATGACCTTCCTCAATGGAGGCGAGGCGACCACCGGCGGTGGTTTTGGGTTGCGGGTGGAGCCCCTTTCGGTGCGGCTGGCCAACAACCCCGATCCTTCTCAGCTCTTCTCCAGCAAGGTCCATGGCGATCCGGCGACTCCGATGATGAAGGCCTATCTCGGGGACCCGATCGTCTTCCGCGTCATTCAGGGAGCGGCGAATGAGGCCCACACCTGGCATGTCAGCGGCCACTATTTCCCGATGGAGCGCTTCAATCCCGGTTCGCTGCCGCGCACCACATTCCACATCGCCATCGCGGAGCGGCTCGATATGGTGATTCCGGCCGCCGGCGGACCGCAACGGATGGCGGGGGACTACCTCTACTATTCCGGGCGGGCCTCTCACTTCTCCGGCGGATCGTGGGGACTGATCCGGGTATTGGATAAGCCGGACAAGAGCCTCCAGCCGTTGCCGTCGCGGGAAGAGATCCCCGCCCCGGCAAAGGAGCTTTGCCCCGCGGATGCGCCGGTGAAGAACTTCAACGTCTCTGCCATCGACTACGCCATGCGCTTTAATCCCGGCATGCCGGAAGTCATGGAAGTCGATCTCGGCCGGCGAGTGAACACCGCCAACGAACAAGGAAAGGCTTATGTCCTTGATGACGAGGTGACCAAGGTCAAGAGCGGGAATCTCAAGCCGATGCCGCTGACCGTTCGGGTCAACGTCGGGGATTGCATCAAGATCAAGCTGACCAACCGGATGGCCAAAGAGCGGGCGGGGCTGCATATCGACGGGCTCGCTTTCGATCCGAAAGACTCCACCGGGGCGAACGTCGGAAACAACCCCGGCGATCAGACGGTGGCCCCCGGCAAGAGCCGAACGTACACCTACTACGCCCACCCCGAATATGGCGAAAACGCCGCCATGATTCAGGACTGGGGGAACGTCATCGACAATCCTCGAAACGGTCTCTACGGCGCCGTGATCATCGGGCCGAGAGGGTCGAAGTATCGTGACCCGATAACCGGAGAGGATATCACCCTGAAGAATTCCTGGCAGGCCGATGTGGTCGTCGACCGGAGCATTCCGGGGAACGAGAACAAGAAAAACTACCGGGAGTTCTCGCTGATGTTCCAGGACGAAGACCAGCTCATGGGAACCAGCTTCATGCCGTATGCCCAGAAGGTCGCCGGACTGACCGGCGTCAACTACCGTGCGGAGCCGAAGGACTGGTATCTGGACAACGGGACCTGCGACGTCGGAATGATTTTCCAATGCGTCGCCGAGAGTAAGAGCGGTCCGATCACGCCGGTTCTGCAGGCCCATGCCGGGGATCCGGTTCTCATCCATGTCTTCGGCGGATTCAGCGAGCAGGTCGGAGTCTTCGCCCTGGATGGTCATGAATGGCCCGCCGATGTTTTCAAAGGGGCGCATCTGCACAGCTCCTTCGAATTCGGCGGAAGCTCCTATCTCCGTGTCGATCTTCGAGGGGGCGCCGGCGGACCGCATCAGCTGGCGGGTGATTACGTCTATATGAATCACCGGGCCGCCTACATCGATGCGGGACAATGGGGCTTCCTCAAAGTGCTTCCGAAGGGGGACAAAAAGATCCTTGCCTTATCGCCGACCGATCCCGGCTTCCGATTCGCGGGACAGGAGGGAAGCGCTCGGCCGATCTCCGTAGAAGGGAAGGCTGAGTAA
- a CDS encoding PQQ-binding-like beta-propeller repeat protein, whose product MVSKERLFQISGEKRWRRSQWGKCRSIFATLFFVSLVLGMLSPLFSPLPGSIGLGYAAKSAGPVKWIYTTGNTIYSRPAIGSDESIYISSADTYLHAIDASGKLRWKQKIGPLKHVNFMRSTPVIAADGTIYVGSTDYHLYAVTSKGELKWRYKTGREVQSSPTLGGDGTVYFGSEDGYFYAVDLRGQLKWRYEIGGSVQSDPVVGDDGVIYLGSEGGFLYALQPDGALKWRFRAESRIASPALGLDGTIYAGSTDGSVYHISKDGKALWRYRTAQPISAAPTVGPDGVVYVGSSDGPLYALEPNGTLKWQVQVKSIINSTPGIGPDGKIYIGSNDGFLYGFSPEGKRVWQFRPGHAASSIPAIAKDGTIYVGSHEGDLYALRGEPPQQHF is encoded by the coding sequence ATGGTGAGCAAAGAGCGCCTTTTTCAGATAAGCGGAGAAAAGCGTTGGCGTCGTTCCCAATGGGGAAAATGCAGGTCGATCTTCGCGACGCTCTTCTTCGTCAGCCTGGTTCTCGGAATGTTATCTCCTCTTTTTTCCCCGCTTCCCGGCAGTATCGGCCTCGGCTATGCCGCCAAAAGCGCCGGTCCGGTAAAATGGATCTACACGACCGGAAACACGATCTACTCCCGCCCGGCGATCGGATCGGATGAGTCGATCTATATCAGTTCTGCGGATACGTATCTTCATGCGATCGATGCCAGCGGAAAATTGCGCTGGAAACAAAAGATCGGGCCTCTGAAGCATGTCAATTTTATGAGATCGACTCCGGTCATCGCCGCGGATGGGACCATTTATGTCGGATCAACCGATTACCATCTCTACGCGGTGACCTCCAAAGGCGAATTGAAATGGCGTTACAAAACGGGAAGGGAGGTTCAATCCTCTCCGACCCTGGGGGGAGACGGAACGGTCTACTTCGGATCGGAAGACGGTTATTTTTATGCGGTTGATCTTCGCGGACAATTAAAGTGGCGGTATGAGATCGGCGGCTCCGTTCAATCCGATCCGGTCGTAGGGGATGACGGCGTCATTTATCTCGGTTCGGAGGGGGGATTCCTCTATGCCTTACAACCGGATGGGGCGCTAAAATGGCGCTTTAGAGCGGAGAGCCGCATCGCTTCACCGGCCCTCGGACTGGATGGGACGATTTATGCCGGATCGACGGACGGCTCTGTTTATCACATCTCCAAAGACGGAAAAGCGTTATGGCGATATCGAACGGCACAGCCGATTTCGGCGGCCCCTACGGTCGGTCCGGACGGCGTCGTTTACGTCGGATCGTCCGATGGCCCGCTCTATGCCCTTGAGCCGAACGGAACGCTGAAATGGCAGGTTCAGGTTAAAAGCATCATCAATTCCACCCCCGGAATCGGTCCGGATGGAAAGATCTACATCGGATCGAATGACGGGTTCCTCTACGGATTCAGCCCGGAGGGGAAACGGGTCTGGCAGTTTCGCCCCGGACATGCCGCCTCTTCGATCCCCGCCATCGCAAAAGACGGCACGATCTATGTCGGTTCGCACGAAGGAGATCTCTACGCCCTGCGCGGGGAGCCGCCGCAACAACATTTTTAA
- a CDS encoding multicopper oxidase domain-containing protein: protein MNTARRNVFTIFFALLLVLSGREGGFAGGADHDHSHAPESQAASTNWEEKFKAQLVREDQAEGRAGHADRVDAAMNKLMNEISKGAGGHSNHGGETGPFSGMAMMQQMDQSFFLGPTGVSESVTSGGRCPKNAPVKEYDISAINVEITLNQWLDFHPGYMYVLTENEAKVREEEKKNAEAREKAGYDPGAVTTGLQTDMIQPLNIRGNQGDCIVFTLRNKLDGEDVSMHIHGSSTIVRASGKAATIANPESTVKPEESQTFEWYIRPDEQEGAHTFHSHVGREQSSLGMIGTFIVEPMGSKYLDPITGKESKSGWQMMIVTDKKVRPTSKDFREFVLIYHEIGDESFRPLNRQGEMIPQRDPNTDAYRPSARAMNYRSEPFGVNNLALQEKYFHFEDESLGYSSYTFADAPTTIPRSYLGDPAKFRLVHGGGEVFHSHHPHGGTIRWLRQPKADGKGEFLLTAAENGPVKFPEIRTTSDRVDVQVIGPSEVLDLQTECGSGLCQQLAGDFLFHCHVAHHYVAGMWGYWRVYNTLQSGNYPFASTDIMPPLQELPDRKGRIKPAVTSDKLVGKTMDWYDKKWNVTSNKSDWSKPIPDVSIKDWVTMMLPPAGQPGHTSDEKGQIMAYDATVWDWVWEGNKAMGEPEVTGKFDWPKYKSPMPGKRPPILFDAATGKLAWPHFKPHFGKRVPFARHHGPAPWLEPIHMDKENGSLPSDPGGKNVAGMETTQPPRPGEQGRWSLCPENAGRKQYTIHFIETPIQLTKGLGKQKPVVDPKGLLYVLHEDEKEIRANPASDKTIPLVYRASVYDCVDVILKSEWEDNDTTNFQMSKINIHIHFIQFDNQASDGVITGMSYDQSVRPFTQMGKKKQKGLPAPMNAVITEDVKAGAKSIKIKMGEGATPFHVGTDLMIGMDEVNTSEIRWIKDIKGDTVTFTEPLTHAHKKGEIASVEWVRYRYWVDADSGTVFWHDHAFGATTWPHGGVGAMIVEPPGSTYHDPVTGKEIRSGPVADIRSTEPIGYGVNGSFRELVVMPHDTVPYTAQVVVEGNPPGQSIQVAIDAGQTLSFQMPYDLDLVAVPMLNGGTHTTGGGFNFRSESVARRLKMNPDPTLIFSSKTHQDPSTPLLRAYLGDTITVRLLHTLMNETHTWKVAGHAFRTERFAEHSDFRNAHHVGIAERYDLVFKAGGPQQMAGDYLHYNGRASHLSEGSWGIIRVLDKEVKDLQKLPGTGEIPQSAKSLCPSDAPVKTFNVIAADRALKFNTKAGDSIEVDFDRKLLIANPKGKIFMLEGEKRKVADGDFQPMPLVLRVNSGDCIKVNLKNEMKGSKASFSSDMLSFDPRDSQGVNVGNNPGDQTVAPGKSKTYTFYAHPQYGEFASLVWDWGNFINNVRDGLFGAIIVGPKGAKYRDPMNGEDVSMKNAWAADVILDRSLPESNGRSDYRDVALFFQDEDNIIGTSFMPYIQQIGGLTGVNYRAEPWMYREENGCEPGNMFTPCVADETAPETPTVMAHAGDPVRIHVFGAFSEQNQIFSIEGHEWPFKPNMEGADMLSSLQFGGGEYLDVYLKEGAGGPFALPGDYVWQNHRMPYAAAGQWGYLRALPKGDRRILPLNGAAAPGGKTAEAPVEEAPETVSELREKGPGPVSMLHK from the coding sequence ATGAATACTGCAAGGCGGAACGTCTTCACAATATTCTTCGCTCTCTTGTTGGTTCTGTCGGGAAGGGAAGGGGGTTTTGCCGGCGGGGCCGACCATGACCATTCCCATGCTCCGGAATCTCAGGCGGCATCGACCAATTGGGAAGAGAAATTCAAAGCCCAGCTCGTTCGGGAAGATCAGGCCGAAGGGCGCGCCGGCCATGCAGATCGCGTCGACGCGGCAATGAACAAATTGATGAATGAAATCTCCAAGGGAGCGGGGGGGCATTCCAATCACGGCGGGGAGACCGGTCCCTTCAGCGGCATGGCGATGATGCAGCAGATGGATCAGAGCTTCTTCCTCGGCCCGACCGGAGTGAGCGAAAGCGTCACCTCGGGCGGTCGTTGTCCGAAGAACGCGCCGGTGAAGGAGTATGACATCTCGGCGATCAATGTGGAGATCACGCTGAATCAGTGGCTCGATTTTCACCCCGGCTACATGTACGTCCTCACGGAAAATGAAGCGAAGGTCCGTGAAGAAGAGAAGAAGAATGCGGAGGCCCGCGAGAAAGCGGGTTACGATCCGGGTGCCGTCACGACCGGTCTTCAGACCGATATGATTCAGCCGCTGAATATCCGCGGAAATCAGGGGGATTGCATCGTCTTTACGCTGCGGAACAAGCTGGACGGCGAAGATGTCAGCATGCACATCCACGGCTCCAGCACGATCGTGAGGGCGAGTGGAAAAGCGGCGACCATCGCCAACCCCGAATCGACGGTAAAGCCGGAAGAGAGCCAGACGTTCGAGTGGTATATCCGTCCCGACGAGCAGGAAGGGGCGCATACCTTCCACAGCCACGTAGGGCGCGAGCAGTCGAGCCTCGGCATGATCGGAACCTTCATCGTCGAGCCGATGGGGTCGAAATACCTCGATCCGATCACCGGAAAAGAGAGCAAGAGCGGCTGGCAGATGATGATCGTCACCGACAAGAAGGTGCGGCCGACCTCGAAAGATTTCCGGGAGTTCGTTCTGATTTACCATGAGATCGGGGACGAATCGTTCCGGCCTTTGAACCGGCAGGGAGAGATGATCCCGCAGCGCGATCCGAACACCGACGCCTATCGTCCTTCCGCCCGCGCGATGAACTACCGCAGCGAGCCGTTCGGCGTCAACAACCTGGCGCTTCAAGAGAAATATTTCCATTTTGAAGACGAGTCGCTTGGATACAGCTCCTACACCTTTGCCGATGCCCCGACGACCATTCCACGATCTTATCTCGGGGATCCGGCCAAATTCCGCCTGGTCCACGGCGGCGGCGAAGTGTTCCACTCGCATCATCCGCACGGCGGCACCATCCGCTGGCTGCGTCAGCCGAAGGCCGACGGCAAGGGTGAATTTCTTTTGACGGCGGCTGAGAACGGCCCGGTGAAATTTCCCGAGATCCGTACCACCTCCGACCGGGTCGATGTTCAGGTGATCGGCCCGTCTGAAGTGCTCGATCTTCAGACCGAGTGCGGCTCCGGCCTCTGTCAGCAGCTGGCGGGGGATTTCCTCTTCCACTGCCATGTGGCCCATCACTATGTCGCCGGGATGTGGGGATACTGGCGGGTCTATAACACGCTGCAGTCGGGCAACTATCCCTTTGCAAGCACCGATATCATGCCGCCGCTGCAAGAGCTTCCAGATCGGAAAGGCCGGATCAAACCGGCGGTCACTTCCGACAAGCTCGTCGGCAAGACGATGGACTGGTACGACAAGAAATGGAATGTTACTTCCAATAAATCGGATTGGAGCAAGCCGATTCCCGATGTCTCAATCAAGGACTGGGTCACGATGATGCTCCCGCCCGCCGGCCAGCCGGGACACACCTCGGACGAGAAGGGGCAGATCATGGCCTATGACGCCACCGTCTGGGATTGGGTTTGGGAAGGAAATAAGGCGATGGGTGAGCCGGAAGTAACCGGCAAGTTCGATTGGCCGAAATATAAATCTCCGATGCCCGGCAAGCGTCCGCCGATCCTCTTCGATGCGGCGACCGGGAAGCTCGCTTGGCCGCACTTCAAGCCGCACTTCGGAAAACGGGTGCCGTTTGCCCGTCATCATGGACCGGCCCCCTGGTTGGAGCCGATCCATATGGATAAAGAGAATGGTTCACTCCCCTCCGATCCGGGCGGGAAAAATGTGGCCGGGATGGAGACGACACAGCCGCCCAGGCCGGGAGAGCAGGGCCGTTGGAGCCTCTGTCCCGAGAACGCGGGCCGCAAACAGTACACGATCCATTTCATCGAAACTCCGATTCAGTTGACCAAGGGGCTCGGCAAGCAAAAGCCGGTCGTTGATCCGAAAGGCCTCCTGTATGTCCTCCATGAGGATGAAAAGGAGATCCGGGCGAACCCGGCGAGTGATAAGACGATCCCATTGGTCTATCGGGCCAGTGTTTACGATTGCGTCGATGTGATCTTGAAGAGCGAGTGGGAGGATAACGACACCACCAATTTCCAGATGTCGAAGATCAACATCCACATCCACTTCATCCAGTTCGACAACCAGGCATCGGACGGCGTGATCACCGGAATGTCTTATGATCAGTCTGTCCGCCCCTTTACGCAAATGGGGAAGAAGAAGCAAAAAGGGCTTCCTGCGCCGATGAATGCGGTGATCACGGAAGATGTGAAGGCAGGCGCCAAATCCATCAAAATCAAGATGGGAGAAGGGGCGACCCCCTTTCATGTGGGGACCGATTTGATGATCGGGATGGATGAGGTGAATACCTCGGAAATCCGCTGGATCAAAGATATCAAAGGAGATACCGTTACCTTTACCGAGCCGCTGACGCATGCGCACAAAAAAGGTGAAATTGCCTCGGTCGAGTGGGTGCGGTACCGCTATTGGGTTGATGCCGACAGCGGGACGGTCTTCTGGCACGACCATGCCTTCGGGGCCACGACTTGGCCGCACGGCGGGGTCGGCGCCATGATCGTCGAGCCGCCCGGCTCAACCTATCACGATCCGGTGACCGGAAAAGAGATCCGGAGCGGTCCGGTGGCCGATATTCGTTCCACCGAGCCGATCGGCTACGGAGTCAACGGCAGCTTTAGAGAGCTCGTCGTGATGCCGCATGACACCGTTCCCTACACCGCCCAGGTGGTTGTTGAAGGGAACCCGCCCGGTCAGAGCATTCAGGTCGCGATCGATGCGGGGCAGACCCTCTCCTTCCAGATGCCGTATGATCTGGATCTGGTCGCGGTGCCGATGCTGAATGGGGGGACCCACACCACCGGAGGGGGGTTCAACTTCCGCTCTGAATCGGTGGCGCGTCGATTGAAAATGAATCCCGATCCAACCTTGATCTTCTCGAGCAAGACGCATCAAGATCCGAGCACCCCGCTCCTGCGGGCGTATCTGGGAGACACCATTACGGTTCGGCTCCTTCATACGCTGATGAACGAGACGCATACCTGGAAGGTGGCGGGACATGCCTTCCGGACGGAGCGGTTCGCGGAGCATTCCGACTTTAGAAATGCGCACCATGTCGGGATCGCCGAGCGTTACGATCTGGTCTTTAAGGCGGGCGGCCCTCAGCAGATGGCGGGCGATTATCTTCACTACAACGGCCGGGCCTCTCATCTCTCTGAAGGGAGCTGGGGGATCATCCGGGTGTTGGACAAAGAGGTGAAAGACCTTCAGAAACTCCCCGGAACGGGGGAGATTCCTCAGTCGGCCAAATCGCTTTGTCCGTCGGACGCGCCGGTGAAGACCTTTAACGTCATCGCGGCCGACCGGGCTTTGAAATTCAATACCAAGGCGGGCGATTCCATTGAAGTCGACTTCGACCGCAAGCTGTTGATCGCCAACCCCAAGGGGAAGATCTTCATGCTCGAAGGGGAGAAGCGCAAAGTGGCCGACGGCGATTTCCAGCCGATGCCGCTCGTTCTGCGGGTGAATTCAGGCGACTGTATCAAGGTCAACCTGAAGAACGAAATGAAGGGGAGCAAGGCGTCGTTTAGTTCCGACATGCTCTCGTTCGACCCCAGAGATTCTCAAGGGGTGAACGTCGGCAACAACCCGGGCGATCAGACCGTCGCCCCCGGCAAGAGCAAGACCTACACCTTCTACGCGCATCCTCAGTATGGCGAGTTTGCTTCGCTGGTATGGGACTGGGGGAATTTCATCAACAACGTTCGGGACGGTCTCTTTGGTGCCATCATTGTCGGTCCGAAGGGAGCGAAGTACCGCGACCCGATGAACGGCGAGGATGTCTCGATGAAAAACGCCTGGGCGGCCGATGTAATCCTCGATCGCTCGCTTCCTGAAAGCAACGGCCGCTCCGACTATCGCGATGTCGCCCTCTTCTTCCAGGACGAGGACAACATTATCGGAACGTCGTTCATGCCCTATATCCAGCAGATCGGCGGATTGACCGGCGTGAACTACCGTGCCGAGCCGTGGATGTATCGGGAAGAGAACGGGTGTGAGCCGGGCAACATGTTCACCCCCTGTGTGGCAGACGAGACCGCTCCGGAAACACCGACGGTCATGGCGCATGCAGGCGATCCGGTTCGGATCCATGTATTCGGGGCATTCAGCGAGCAGAACCAGATCTTCAGCATCGAAGGACATGAGTGGCCCTTCAAACCGAACATGGAGGGGGCCGATATGCTCAGTAGCCTTCAATTCGGGGGCGGCGAGTACCTCGACGTCTATCTCAAGGAAGGGGCGGGCGGTCCGTTCGCTCTTCCCGGCGACTATGTCTGGCAGAACCATCGGATGCCGTATGCGGCGGCCGGACAGTGGGGCTATCTGAGAGCGCTTCCAAAGGGCGATCGGAGAATCCTTCCGTTGAACGGCGCTGCGGCGCCGGGCGGAAAGACCGCCGAGGCGCCGGTAGAAGAGGCGCCGGAAACGGTCTCGGAATTGAGAGAAAAGGGACCCGGTCCGGTGTCGATGCTGCATAAGTAA